From Ictidomys tridecemlineatus isolate mIctTri1 chromosome 2, mIctTri1.hap1, whole genome shotgun sequence, the proteins below share one genomic window:
- the LOC101976113 gene encoding haloacid dehalogenase-like hydrolase domain-containing protein 2 codes for MMAVRRALKAVLVDLNGTLHIEDAAVPGAQEALKRLRSSSVIVRFVTNTTKESKQDLLERLKKLEFDISEDEIFTSLTAARSLVEQKQVRPMLLVDDRALPDFKGIQTNDPNAVVIGLAPEHFHYQTLNQAFRLLLDGAPLIAIHKARYYKRKDGLALGPGPFVTALEYATDTSAIVVGKPEKTFFLEALRGTGCEPEEAVMIGDDCRDDVGGAQNAGMLGILVKTGKYRAADEEKISPPPYLTCESFSHAVDHILQHLL; via the coding sequence ATGATGGCAGTTCGCCGTGCATTAAAAGCTGTTTTGGTAGACCTCAATGGCACACTTCACATTGAAGATGCAGCTGTGCCAGGCGCACAGGAAGCTCTTAAAAGGTTACGCAGTTCTTCTGTAATTGTTAGGTTTGTGACCAATACAaccaaagaaagcaagcaagatcTTTTGGAAAGGTTGAAAAAACTGGAGTTTGATATTTCTGAAGATGAAATATTCACGTCTCTGACTGCAGCCAGAAGTCTAGTAGAGCAGAAGCAAGTCAGGCCCATGCTGCTGGTTGATGATCGGGCATTACCTGATTTCAAAGGAATACAAACAAATGATCCTAATGCTGTGGTCATAGGACTGGcaccagaacattttcattatcaaACTCTGAACCAAGCATTCCGGTTACTCCTGGATGGAGCGCCTCTGATAGCGATCCACAAAGCCAGGTATTACAAGAGAAAAGATGGCTTAGCCCTGGGGCCTGGACCCTTTGTGACTGCTTTAGAGTATGCCACTGACACCAGCGCCATAGTAGTGGGGAAACCAGAAAAGACGTTCTTTTTGGAAGCATTGCGGGGCACTGGCTGTGAACCTGAAGAGGCTGTCATGATAGGAGATGATTGCAGGGATGATGTTGGCGGGGCTCAAAATGCTGGCATGCTGGGCATTTTAGTAAAAACTGGGAAATACCGAGCAGCAGATGAAGAAAAAATTAGTCCACCTCCCTACCTAACTTGTGAGAGTTTCTCTCATGCCGTGGACCACATTCTGCAGCATCTCCTGTGA